The Acidicapsa acidisoli genome window below encodes:
- a CDS encoding acetyl-CoA carboxylase carboxyltransferase subunit alpha has translation MSESSPDNSNEARAVTPEWVKVERARHAKRPYPMDFIERLFTDFSEIHGDRAYGDDEAVACGMARFHGYEVLVIGNRKGGSTKERVRRNFGMPNPEGYRKALRAMKIAEKFNRPIITFIDLPGAFPGLGAEERGQAEAIARNLIEMAKLRVPTIAIISGEGGSGGALALAVTDRVLILENALYFVITPEACAAIMWRDAAHKERAAAAMRITAQEVKELGCVDDIVPEPPGGAHENREASASLLDSCLLYHLEQLNALSTEERLEQRRAKFRNIAQFYTEV, from the coding sequence ATGAGTGAATCTTCCCCAGATAATTCCAACGAGGCACGGGCCGTAACGCCCGAGTGGGTCAAAGTTGAGCGCGCTCGGCATGCCAAGCGCCCCTATCCAATGGACTTCATCGAGCGGCTCTTTACTGACTTCAGCGAGATCCACGGCGATCGTGCCTATGGCGACGATGAGGCAGTCGCTTGCGGCATGGCGCGTTTTCACGGCTACGAGGTGCTAGTGATCGGCAACCGCAAGGGCGGCTCGACCAAGGAACGCGTCCGGCGCAACTTTGGGATGCCGAATCCCGAGGGCTATCGCAAGGCTTTGCGGGCGATGAAGATTGCCGAGAAGTTCAACCGGCCGATTATTACCTTCATCGATCTTCCGGGCGCTTTTCCCGGGCTTGGCGCCGAGGAGCGCGGCCAGGCGGAGGCGATTGCGAGGAATCTCATCGAGATGGCCAAGCTGCGTGTGCCGACCATCGCGATCATCTCCGGTGAAGGCGGGTCGGGCGGGGCGCTGGCGCTTGCCGTTACGGACCGCGTGCTGATCCTGGAAAATGCGCTCTATTTTGTCATCACTCCCGAGGCCTGCGCTGCGATTATGTGGCGCGACGCGGCGCACAAGGAGCGAGCTGCGGCGGCGATGCGCATCACAGCGCAGGAAGTGAAAGAGCTAGGCTGCGTCGATGACATCGTTCCCGAGCCTCCGGGTGGAGCGCATGAGAACCGCGAAGCCTCGGCGTCGTTGCTGGATTCCTGCCTGCTCTATCATCTGGAGCAGTTGAATGCGCTATCGACCGAAGAGCGGCTTGAGCAGCGCAGGGCCAAGTTCCGCAACATTGCGCAGTTTTACACGGAAGTTTGA
- a CDS encoding aldo/keto reductase family protein: MQYRRLGQGPLTVSEISFGTWLTVAGGVERAQAIACVHAALDQGINLFDTANQYGAGEAERVLGEALRTAPQSRDKYLIATKVFNPVGDEPDRGLSAGQIAKQLDRSLARLGTDYLDLYQCHRYDRETPLEETLEALDRAVKSGKVRSIGLSEWPVDRIVAAAELTSAHGWTPITSSQPQYSMLWRKPEVAVFAACVNHGLGNIVYSPLAQGVLTGKYKPGQLPPEGSRAANPEMNITMETNGRHFRSDFLLAAVAQLKPIADDLGLTMTQLALAWVLRRPEVSSAIVGASRPEQIAASVAGSGISLPYEAIVRIDKVLNPVVLR; encoded by the coding sequence ATGCAATATCGACGTCTCGGCCAGGGTCCGCTTACGGTTTCGGAAATCAGCTTTGGGACCTGGCTTACTGTTGCCGGGGGGGTGGAGCGGGCGCAGGCAATCGCTTGCGTTCACGCGGCGCTGGATCAGGGGATCAATCTTTTCGATACGGCGAATCAGTATGGGGCGGGCGAGGCGGAGCGTGTGCTGGGCGAGGCTCTGCGAACCGCTCCGCAGAGCCGGGACAAGTATCTGATTGCGACCAAGGTCTTCAATCCTGTTGGGGATGAGCCGGACAGGGGGCTTTCGGCGGGGCAGATCGCTAAGCAATTGGACCGTTCGCTGGCGCGGCTTGGCACGGACTACCTCGATCTCTACCAGTGCCATCGGTACGACCGGGAGACGCCGCTTGAGGAGACGCTGGAGGCGCTGGATCGCGCAGTGAAGTCGGGAAAGGTGCGGTCGATCGGGTTGAGCGAGTGGCCGGTAGACAGGATCGTTGCAGCGGCGGAACTGACTTCCGCGCACGGATGGACGCCGATAACCAGCAGTCAGCCGCAGTATTCCATGCTGTGGCGCAAGCCGGAGGTTGCTGTTTTTGCCGCCTGCGTGAATCATGGGCTGGGAAATATCGTTTATTCGCCGCTGGCTCAGGGTGTGTTGACCGGAAAATATAAGCCTGGTCAGCTGCCGCCGGAGGGCAGCCGTGCCGCAAATCCGGAGATGAATATCACGATGGAGACCAATGGACGGCACTTTCGCAGCGATTTCCTGCTGGCTGCGGTCGCGCAACTCAAGCCGATTGCCGACGATCTTGGGTTGACGATGACACAGCTTGCGCTGGCGTGGGTTTTGCGCCGGCCGGAGGTTTCGTCGGCGATTGTGGGGGCGTCGCGGCCGGAGCAGATTGCGGCGAGCGTCGCCGGTAGTGGCATCTCGCTGCCATACGAAGCAATTGTCCGTATTGATAAAGTGCTTAACCCGGTGGTGCTCCGGTAG
- a CDS encoding multicopper oxidase family protein, translating to MPISRWTAVLALFLASCSQLVSAQSTAKAVCPRPEIGSVVEEPEDLRSHNGVLEADLTANNAANPDGSLRFCFTDGAGHESPNLRVSPGDLVILHLKNALSDLASGTAPPAHVHGGPHGSKNTDPCASGVMNSVSTNLHFHGLTIPPVCHQDEVLKTSVQPGDAPFEYRFHIPDDEPPGLYWYHPHIHGFSKVPILGGASGALIVEGLERAKKAAAGLPERVLIIRDQDLINPNAPPSKSEPVVPKFLVDRDGDATNTGTGFGKPAKDLSINYVPVPYPDYPPATIQMQPGERQLWRVLNASAITYLNLAVLFNKAPQLLELVAMDGVPMTHDDPAGESTDPQTHLGLPPGARAEFIVTGPPEGQTGLLVTRTVDTGPGGENDPNRALATIVPTPTAAEPRSRLQSSPEPLPAPNQAWLGNVTPVRVRRLFFSEKLAVPDDPTSAVEFYLTVDGKEPKMFDMSSSIPDIVAQQGTVEDWIIENRSNELHAFHIHQLHFLLLDYLGKPVHENFLRDTVNVPYYNGHTLSYPAIRVRMDFRDPNTVGTFVYHCHLLEHEDKGMMGSIRVDPSPQRTDQTAQHQPANIDSPPSFTDNSHSGGQLHQ from the coding sequence ATGCCGATCTCCCGATGGACCGCTGTCCTTGCGCTATTCTTAGCGTCTTGCAGCCAGCTTGTAAGCGCCCAATCGACCGCCAAAGCAGTTTGCCCACGCCCGGAGATCGGCAGCGTCGTCGAAGAACCGGAAGACCTGCGTAGTCACAACGGAGTGCTCGAAGCCGATCTGACCGCCAACAACGCGGCAAATCCCGATGGCTCACTGCGATTCTGCTTCACGGACGGGGCCGGTCATGAATCCCCCAATCTGCGCGTCAGTCCGGGAGACCTGGTCATTCTTCATCTGAAGAATGCGCTGAGCGATCTCGCTTCCGGCACCGCGCCGCCCGCGCACGTTCATGGCGGGCCGCATGGTTCAAAGAATACCGATCCCTGCGCCAGCGGCGTCATGAATTCCGTTTCCACCAACCTCCATTTTCATGGCCTCACGATTCCCCCGGTCTGCCACCAGGATGAGGTCCTAAAGACCTCCGTCCAGCCCGGCGACGCCCCATTCGAATACCGATTCCACATCCCCGACGACGAGCCACCGGGCCTTTACTGGTACCACCCGCACATTCATGGATTCAGCAAAGTCCCCATTCTCGGCGGCGCATCCGGCGCGCTCATCGTCGAAGGACTCGAACGCGCCAAGAAAGCTGCCGCAGGCCTGCCCGAGCGCGTCCTCATCATTCGCGATCAGGATCTGATCAACCCCAACGCTCCGCCCTCGAAATCGGAACCCGTCGTTCCGAAGTTCCTAGTGGACAGGGACGGAGACGCCACCAATACGGGCACCGGATTCGGAAAACCGGCCAAAGATCTCTCCATCAACTACGTCCCGGTTCCCTACCCGGATTACCCTCCCGCGACGATTCAGATGCAGCCGGGAGAACGTCAGCTTTGGCGCGTCTTGAACGCCTCGGCGATCACCTACCTCAACCTCGCCGTTCTCTTCAACAAGGCGCCCCAACTCCTGGAACTCGTAGCGATGGACGGCGTTCCCATGACCCACGACGACCCAGCCGGAGAATCGACAGACCCCCAGACTCATCTCGGTCTGCCTCCCGGAGCCCGCGCGGAGTTCATAGTCACCGGTCCGCCGGAAGGCCAGACCGGATTACTGGTCACCCGGACCGTGGACACCGGCCCCGGCGGCGAAAACGATCCCAACCGTGCCCTTGCGACGATCGTTCCCACCCCCACAGCGGCCGAGCCCCGCTCCAGGTTGCAAAGCTCTCCGGAGCCGCTTCCTGCTCCGAACCAGGCCTGGCTTGGGAACGTTACGCCTGTCCGAGTACGCCGTCTTTTCTTCTCTGAAAAACTGGCCGTGCCGGACGATCCTACCAGCGCAGTGGAGTTTTATCTGACCGTCGATGGGAAAGAACCCAAGATGTTCGACATGAGCTCAAGCATCCCAGATATCGTCGCCCAGCAAGGAACCGTGGAGGACTGGATCATCGAAAACCGCTCCAATGAGCTCCACGCATTTCATATCCATCAACTGCACTTCCTGCTGCTCGACTACCTGGGCAAACCAGTCCATGAAAACTTCCTTCGCGACACCGTCAACGTGCCGTATTACAACGGCCATACCCTCTCCTACCCGGCCATTCGAGTCCGAATGGATTTCCGCGATCCGAATACCGTCGGAACCTTTGTCTACCATTGCCACCTTCTAGAGCACGAGGACAAAGGAATGATGGGTTCGATCCGCGTCGACCCAAGTCCCCAAAGGACAGATCAAACCGCACAACACCAGCCCGCCAATATAGATTCGCCCCCTTCATTCACCGACAATTCACATTCAGGAGGCCAATTACATCAATAG
- a CDS encoding alkaline phosphatase family protein: protein MTARQFTIAAARAVRTGLVSAAIFQLAVGNAFAAETPQSKSRDRDGETATPIKHVIVIIGENRSFDHVFATYVPKNPREHVHNLLSEGIVDADGKPGPNFWKAEQKAANDEKPDGFLLSPSKSSFPGGFLPAPLVGGAKDSYIPGDSLTLAQQSENGLTPEGYNELISGGTGLTSKTPDTRITDVDSLPAGPFQLTNDKAFDYNAYAASPVHRFYQMWQQLDCDLSHATEKNPSGCDARLFPWVETTVGAGTNGLAQPADFSTEYSPTATTTGEGSTAMGFYNVQKGDAPYFKYLADTYAMSDNFHQSVDGGTGANHIMFGHGDAIYFTNADGKAVEPPHKVKVDPGTANAGVVDEVENPNPAKGTNNWYTEDGYGGGSFGSASYGGGSYSNCSDKAQPGVAPIVDYLEKINIDPRCQAGHYYLLNNYNPGYFGNGANAYTDTNANNTVFTIPPSAVPSIGDDMNKAGMSWVYYGDQWNNYVPDPYQLNYGAIGANTDEYCNICNPFQYDTSIMKNPNIRNAHIQDTAVLYDEIAAGILPAVSIVKPSGLVDGHPSSSKLNLFESFVKKIVEGVKANPDLWSTTAIFITFDEGGGYYDSGYVQPLDFFGDGTRIPLLVVSSFVKQGHIDHAYADHVSIDKFIEANWGLPTITHRSRDNFPNPIATPGNPYVPVNSPAIDDLFGLFDFHHSR from the coding sequence ATGACTGCACGACAATTCACAATTGCAGCCGCGCGGGCGGTGAGGACGGGGCTGGTATCCGCAGCGATATTCCAGCTCGCAGTGGGCAATGCTTTCGCCGCCGAAACGCCGCAATCCAAGTCTCGTGACCGTGACGGGGAAACTGCAACTCCGATCAAGCACGTCATCGTGATCATCGGCGAAAACCGCAGCTTCGACCACGTCTTCGCCACCTACGTTCCCAAGAACCCCAGGGAGCATGTGCACAATTTGCTCTCGGAAGGAATTGTGGACGCCGACGGAAAGCCCGGCCCGAACTTCTGGAAGGCCGAGCAAAAAGCAGCCAACGATGAGAAGCCCGATGGGTTCCTGCTGAGCCCGAGCAAATCGTCCTTCCCCGGTGGTTTTCTTCCAGCCCCTCTGGTTGGCGGCGCGAAAGACTCCTATATCCCCGGCGACAGCCTCACGCTGGCACAACAGTCTGAAAACGGCCTCACGCCAGAGGGCTATAACGAGCTCATCTCGGGCGGCACGGGTCTGACCTCAAAGACCCCCGACACGCGCATCACGGATGTGGACTCGCTACCCGCTGGACCGTTCCAGCTAACCAATGACAAGGCATTCGACTACAATGCATACGCTGCCAGCCCGGTTCACCGCTTCTACCAAATGTGGCAGCAGCTTGATTGCGACCTCAGCCACGCAACAGAGAAAAACCCCTCCGGTTGCGACGCGAGGCTCTTTCCCTGGGTAGAAACGACGGTCGGCGCAGGCACCAACGGCCTTGCGCAGCCCGCAGACTTCAGCACGGAATACTCGCCAACCGCCACGACTACCGGCGAAGGTTCCACCGCGATGGGCTTCTACAACGTACAGAAGGGCGACGCTCCCTACTTTAAATACCTCGCAGACACCTATGCGATGAGCGACAACTTCCATCAATCCGTTGATGGCGGAACCGGCGCCAATCACATCATGTTCGGTCACGGCGATGCCATCTACTTCACCAACGCCGACGGCAAAGCCGTTGAGCCTCCGCACAAAGTTAAGGTTGACCCTGGCACTGCAAACGCAGGCGTCGTTGACGAAGTCGAGAACCCCAATCCCGCCAAGGGCACCAACAACTGGTACACCGAAGACGGCTACGGCGGCGGCTCTTTCGGATCGGCATCGTATGGTGGCGGTTCCTACTCCAACTGCTCGGATAAAGCCCAACCCGGCGTCGCCCCCATCGTGGACTATCTTGAAAAGATCAACATCGATCCGCGTTGCCAGGCAGGCCACTACTACCTGCTGAACAACTACAACCCCGGCTACTTCGGCAACGGCGCCAACGCCTATACCGACACCAACGCAAACAACACAGTGTTCACCATCCCTCCCTCAGCCGTTCCGAGCATCGGCGACGATATGAACAAAGCCGGCATGTCCTGGGTATACTACGGCGATCAGTGGAACAACTACGTTCCGGACCCCTATCAGCTCAACTACGGCGCGATCGGCGCAAATACGGATGAATATTGCAATATCTGCAATCCCTTCCAGTACGACACGTCGATCATGAAGAATCCCAACATCCGCAATGCGCACATTCAGGACACTGCGGTTCTGTATGACGAAATCGCAGCCGGAATCCTGCCCGCCGTCTCCATCGTCAAGCCCAGCGGACTTGTCGATGGCCACCCGTCTTCATCAAAACTGAACCTCTTCGAATCCTTCGTGAAGAAGATCGTGGAAGGGGTTAAGGCAAATCCGGATCTCTGGTCCACCACCGCGATCTTCATCACCTTCGATGAAGGCGGCGGCTACTATGACTCCGGATACGTGCAGCCCCTGGACTTCTTCGGCGACGGTACCCGTATTCCCCTGCTCGTCGTTTCTTCCTTCGTAAAGCAAGGCCACATCGACCACGCGTATGCCGACCACGTCTCGATAGACAAGTTCATCGAAGCTAACTGGGGACTTCCAACCATCACCCATCGCAGCCGCGATAACTTCCCCAACCCAATCGCAACGCCCGGTAATCCTTACGTTCCGGTCAACTCACCAGCTATCGACGACCTATTCGGTCTGTTCGATTTCCACCACTCCCGGTAA
- the dnaE gene encoding DNA polymerase III subunit alpha, which yields MAEFTHLHLHTDYSLLDGACDVDKLVSRVESIGQKSVAMTDHGNIYGAVHFFDAAKKKGIKPILGCELYVCKNEDHRADPSGDKYNHLLVLAQNEEGYRNLIRITSEASVHGFYKKPRVSKQYLASHSNGLIGFSGCLSGELSEQLIKGDYDAARATALQYQDIFGRGNFYLEIQDQGLELEKRIHADLFKLERELDIPLVATNDSHYLCEDDHKSHDVMLCVQTGAKVQDRERFRFDADQFYVKTADEMLRLFPDSPALIQRTQEIAERCNLKLNKVDNPFPEFAVPEGHTIDSYFEEICRDGYRKRLATAIRQLESRGQLRHPLHEYEARLEREIGIIKQMKYSGYFLIVWDFIRYAREQGIPVGPGRGSAAGSLVAYVMEITNVDPLQNALLFERFLNPERVSMPDIDVDFCMNRRGEVIEYVTRKYGREQVAQIITFNTMAAKAAIKDCGRAMDMPYGDVDRIAKLIPSTIGITIDKALEEQPELAKVYDSDVQIRELIDTAKRLEGLVRGSGVHAAGVVIAPRPLTELVPIAKTKNDEIVTAYDMFAIDKMGLLKMDFLGLTTLTVITDALKLIEENRGERLDIDAIELDDKATYEKVFHRALTSGVFQFESGGMRDVLRRYKPESIEDLTALNALYRPGPIQGGMIDDFIERKWGRRKVEYMLPQQEPLLKETLGVIVYQEQVMQIANVLASYSLGEADLLRRAMGKKDPAEMAKQRNRFMEGAAGLGLPKEPAGEIFDQMEKFAGYGFNKSHSAAYALLAYQTAYLKTHYPVEFMAALLSSEISKPENVVKYIQECREMGISVEPPDVRLSGAQFTPSGDVIRFGLTAIKNVGGNAIESILSVRRELEAKGSTFTTFWEFCEKVDLRLLNKRVLESLIKAGALDSMGTRAQLFAVIDRAIERGQKAQKDAEQGQHGLFGLFNEAPAKGGNGSDLPHVADWEEKARLDGEKEVLGFFVSGHPLDKYAEKLRNLTNVVDTATALEMKPPPPPKWGQQRDPSSEISIAGVLVGMRAAKSKRNDKMYAQGQLEDATGKIDVICFAKDYERLSEQLKTEAAVLLRGALIGEEDSAPKLAISGLQPLDEVQIRLPSGVRLRMNLDIASDEIFAVLRAKIDAAPGPGKVMMHLQKKGQYEVVLEPAGVSVAADRGWVESIEELLGRGAVQVLS from the coding sequence ATGGCTGAATTTACTCATCTTCATCTGCATACGGATTACTCTCTGCTCGACGGCGCGTGCGACGTTGACAAGCTCGTTTCGCGTGTCGAATCGATTGGCCAGAAGTCGGTGGCGATGACCGATCATGGGAATATTTATGGCGCGGTGCACTTCTTCGATGCCGCCAAGAAGAAAGGCATCAAGCCGATTCTGGGCTGTGAGTTGTACGTCTGCAAGAATGAAGACCATCGCGCGGACCCGAGTGGCGACAAGTACAACCATCTGCTGGTGCTGGCGCAGAACGAAGAGGGTTACCGCAACCTGATTCGCATCACGTCGGAAGCTTCGGTGCATGGCTTCTACAAGAAGCCGCGGGTGAGCAAGCAGTATCTCGCCTCGCACTCCAACGGGCTGATTGGGTTTTCGGGCTGTCTTTCGGGTGAGCTTTCGGAGCAGTTGATCAAAGGAGACTACGACGCGGCTCGCGCGACTGCGCTGCAGTATCAGGATATCTTCGGGCGCGGCAATTTCTACCTTGAGATTCAGGATCAGGGGCTGGAGCTGGAGAAGCGCATTCATGCGGATCTATTCAAGCTGGAGCGCGAGCTGGATATTCCGCTGGTGGCCACGAACGATTCGCACTATCTCTGCGAGGACGACCACAAATCTCACGACGTGATGCTGTGCGTGCAGACAGGAGCGAAGGTTCAGGATCGCGAGCGGTTCCGCTTCGATGCCGATCAGTTCTACGTCAAGACCGCCGACGAGATGCTGCGTCTCTTTCCGGATTCGCCGGCGCTGATTCAGCGGACGCAGGAGATTGCGGAACGTTGCAATCTGAAGCTGAACAAGGTCGATAATCCCTTCCCGGAGTTTGCTGTTCCGGAGGGGCACACGATCGACAGCTACTTCGAGGAGATCTGCCGCGATGGTTATCGCAAGCGGCTCGCGACGGCGATCCGTCAGCTTGAGTCGCGGGGGCAGTTGCGGCATCCGCTGCATGAGTACGAGGCGCGCCTTGAACGCGAGATCGGCATCATCAAGCAGATGAAGTACTCGGGCTATTTCCTGATTGTCTGGGACTTCATTCGCTATGCGCGGGAGCAGGGGATTCCGGTTGGTCCAGGCCGTGGTTCGGCGGCTGGCTCGCTGGTGGCGTATGTGATGGAGATTACCAATGTCGATCCGCTGCAGAATGCGCTGCTCTTTGAGCGGTTTCTGAATCCGGAGCGCGTGTCGATGCCCGATATCGACGTGGATTTCTGCATGAACCGGCGCGGCGAGGTGATCGAGTATGTGACGCGCAAGTATGGGCGCGAGCAGGTGGCGCAGATCATCACCTTCAACACGATGGCTGCGAAAGCTGCAATCAAGGACTGCGGCCGCGCCATGGATATGCCCTACGGCGACGTGGACCGCATCGCCAAACTGATTCCGTCGACGATCGGCATCACCATCGACAAGGCGTTGGAGGAGCAGCCGGAGCTGGCAAAGGTCTATGACTCCGATGTCCAGATTCGCGAGTTGATCGATACGGCCAAGAGGCTTGAGGGGCTGGTGCGTGGTTCCGGAGTTCATGCGGCGGGCGTTGTGATCGCGCCGCGACCGTTGACGGAACTGGTGCCCATCGCGAAGACAAAGAACGACGAAATTGTGACCGCTTACGATATGTTCGCGATCGACAAGATGGGCTTGCTCAAGATGGACTTCCTGGGCTTGACGACGCTGACGGTGATCACCGATGCGTTGAAGCTCATTGAGGAGAATCGCGGCGAGCGGCTGGATATCGATGCCATTGAGCTGGACGATAAGGCTACTTACGAAAAGGTATTTCATCGTGCGCTGACTTCCGGCGTATTTCAGTTTGAGTCGGGTGGGATGCGCGACGTGTTGCGGCGGTACAAGCCGGAGTCGATTGAGGACCTGACCGCGCTCAACGCGCTGTATCGTCCGGGGCCGATCCAGGGCGGTATGATCGATGACTTCATCGAGCGCAAGTGGGGACGGCGCAAGGTTGAGTACATGCTGCCGCAGCAAGAGCCGCTGCTCAAGGAGACGCTGGGCGTTATCGTCTACCAGGAGCAGGTGATGCAGATCGCGAACGTGCTGGCGAGCTATTCGCTTGGCGAAGCCGATCTGCTGCGCAGGGCGATGGGTAAGAAAGATCCGGCTGAGATGGCCAAGCAGCGCAATCGTTTCATGGAGGGCGCGGCTGGTCTGGGACTGCCGAAGGAGCCGGCGGGCGAGATCTTTGACCAGATGGAGAAGTTTGCGGGATACGGCTTCAATAAGTCGCACTCGGCGGCTTATGCGTTGCTGGCTTATCAGACGGCCTATCTGAAGACGCATTATCCGGTGGAGTTCATGGCTGCGCTGCTATCTTCGGAAATTTCAAAGCCTGAGAATGTGGTCAAGTACATTCAGGAGTGCCGCGAGATGGGCATCAGCGTCGAGCCGCCAGATGTGCGGCTTTCCGGCGCGCAGTTCACGCCCAGCGGCGATGTGATTCGCTTTGGACTGACGGCGATCAAGAACGTCGGCGGCAATGCGATTGAGTCGATCTTGTCGGTGAGACGGGAACTAGAAGCGAAGGGAAGTACCTTCACCACATTCTGGGAGTTCTGCGAGAAGGTCGATCTGCGGCTGCTGAACAAGAGGGTTCTTGAATCGCTGATCAAGGCTGGCGCGCTGGATTCAATGGGTACGCGGGCGCAGCTTTTTGCGGTCATCGACCGGGCGATTGAGCGCGGCCAGAAGGCGCAGAAGGATGCCGAGCAGGGGCAGCATGGGTTGTTTGGGCTGTTCAACGAAGCACCCGCAAAGGGCGGCAATGGAAGCGATCTGCCGCATGTGGCGGATTGGGAAGAAAAAGCTCGGCTGGACGGGGAAAAAGAGGTGCTGGGCTTCTTTGTCTCGGGGCATCCGCTGGACAAGTATGCGGAAAAGCTGCGCAATCTGACCAATGTTGTCGATACGGCGACTGCGCTGGAGATGAAGCCGCCTCCGCCGCCGAAGTGGGGGCAGCAGCGCGATCCTTCGAGTGAAATCTCCATTGCAGGGGTACTGGTCGGGATGCGTGCGGCCAAGAGCAAGCGCAACGACAAGATGTATGCGCAGGGCCAGCTTGAAGATGCGACAGGAAAGATCGATGTGATCTGTTTTGCCAAGGACTACGAGCGGCTTTCCGAGCAGCTTAAGACCGAAGCGGCGGTCTTGCTGCGCGGGGCGCTCATCGGCGAGGAGGACTCTGCTCCCAAGCTGGCGATCAGCGGGTTACAGCCGCTGGATGAGGTGCAGATCCGGCTGCCTTCGGGTGTTCGGCTGCGGATGAATCTGGATATTGCCAGCGATGAGATATTTGCGGTGCTGCGGGCGAAGATCGATGCTGCTCCGGGACCGGGCAAGGTGATGATGCATCTGCAGAAGAAGGGGCAGTATGAGGTGGTTCTGGAGCCTGCAGGGGTTTCCGTGGCTGCGGATCGGGGCTGGGTTGAGTCGATTGAGGAGCTGCTGGGGCGGGGTGCGGTGCAGGTATTGAGTTAG